Proteins from one Candidatus Desulfovibrio trichonymphae genomic window:
- the aroQ gene encoding type II 3-dehydroquinate dehydratase: protein MHILILHGVNLNMLGKRDPAHYGTVTLEEINARLAALANELDVEISFFQTNHEGEMVERIHLASAGDIDGAVFNAGAWTHYSYAIMDALGILRVPVVEVHMSNIHAREPFRRRSVLAPVCSGSIAGFGVASYLLALRAVAEIAATTRPA from the coding sequence ATGCATATCCTGATACTGCATGGCGTCAACCTGAACATGCTCGGCAAACGCGACCCGGCCCACTACGGCACAGTCACCCTAGAAGAAATCAACGCGCGGCTCGCCGCACTGGCCAATGAACTTGACGTCGAAATCAGTTTTTTTCAGACAAATCATGAAGGCGAGATGGTGGAGCGCATACATCTGGCGTCAGCGGGCGACATTGACGGCGCGGTGTTCAACGCCGGCGCGTGGACGCACTACAGCTATGCCATTATGGACGCTCTCGGCATTCTTCGCGTGCCCGTGGTGGAAGTGCACATGTCCAACATACACGCGCGAGAGCCGTTCAGACGGCGGTCTGTTCTTGCACCCGTCTGTTCAGGCAGCATAGCCGGTTTCGGCGTTGCAAGCTATCTTCTTGCCCTGCGGGCCGTTGCGGAAATAGCGGCAACCACCCGCCCGGCATAA
- a CDS encoding 4Fe-4S dicluster domain-containing protein produces the protein MNDANNLSRMRDAAFTKDVEAQSGQKMSDCYQCGNCTAGCPAGFVYDRQVNQIMRAVQLGLKDEALGSRSVWMCLSCSTCSLRCPNDIDVAAVMETLRHMARRGNRVTAPKVENFWLSFLDTVRAFGRAYEIGTMALYMLRSLRVFTDLDLVPVALKKKKLGFRPHVVPHGGAAAVARIMRRYKERAVHEGVRP, from the coding sequence ATGAACGACGCCAACAACCTGAGCCGAATGCGCGATGCGGCTTTTACAAAGGATGTGGAGGCGCAAAGCGGCCAGAAAATGTCAGACTGCTACCAGTGCGGCAACTGCACCGCAGGCTGCCCCGCCGGATTTGTTTATGACCGTCAGGTCAACCAGATCATGCGCGCCGTGCAGCTTGGCCTGAAAGATGAAGCGCTTGGCTCGCGCTCTGTCTGGATGTGTCTGTCCTGTTCCACATGCTCGTTGCGCTGTCCAAACGACATTGATGTTGCGGCGGTTATGGAGACACTCAGGCATATGGCCCGCAGGGGAAATAGGGTGACGGCACCCAAAGTGGAAAATTTCTGGCTTTCCTTTCTCGACACCGTGCGCGCCTTCGGACGCGCCTATGAAATCGGCACCATGGCGCTGTATATGCTGCGTTCATTGCGCGTTTTCACAGACCTTGACCTCGTGCCGGTCGCCCTTAAAAAGAAAAAACTCGGCTTTAGGCCTCATGTCGTCCCTCACGGCGGCGCCGCCGCTGTAGCCCGCATCATGCGACGCTATAAAGAGCGCGCCGTGCATGAGGGGGTGCGCCCATGA